In Oxalobacteraceae bacterium OTU3CINTB1, the sequence GCAAGTCCAGTCCCAGACCGGCCAGGTTCGAATCGACCGCCACCGTCAACTGGTGGTCGCGCACCGTCACCGTGCCGTTGTAGCGCGTGGCGCCGGAGAAATGGCTGCCAAGGCGCTGCATCACCGGCATCGGGTACTGCTTGCGGAAACCGTCGGCCGTCAGCATGCCGCCCAGCTTGATGACGATGGCGTTGTCGCGCTGGCTGCCGCCGGTGATCGAAATCGGCCCGTCCAGGAACATGCCCGACAACTGGTTCAGGTTGACGCCGTGCTCGTTGAATTCGATCTTGCCCTGCGCCGCCTGCACCGGCGGCAAATCGTTCATCAAGGTGATGTCGTTGTTATTGAGCTGCAAGGCGCCCTGCACCTTGGCGTCGATCATGTGCGACAGCGGCAATTGCAGCTTGAGCGCCAGGGTGGCGTTGCCGCTGGCCTGGGTGTCCTCGGTAAAGTGCGAGATCCAGTTCAATACGGGGCTGTTGGCGACATATTTGAGGAATTCCTGCATAGTCGCGGCGGCGTTGCCGTCGATTTCCAGCGTCGCATCGTGGATGGTGAGGTCGGGGATCACCGCCTTGACCCTGGTCAGCGCGGCGCCGCCGGTGGTGGCCGTATCGCCATGGATTTCCATGCGGGCGCGGTCGAACACGAAGCTGCCCTTGATGTGCTCGGCCTGCGGCCACAGCGGCAGCGGCTTGCCGTCCTTGCCCAGCACCTTGCCGTCTTGCAGATAGTGGTTCGGCGAATAATTGAGCTTGCCCTCGGTCAGCTTGCCGGCCACGCGGAACTCGCCGTGCGCGGCGTGCTCGCCGTGGAAGGGGAAATGCGCCAGGTCGCCGCGCAGGCGCACGCTGACGTCGCTGGCGACGCCGCCTTCGAGCGCGCCGGTCAGCCAGGCGCGCAGGTCGTGCGGGGTCTGCATCGGCAGGAAGCGGTCGATGCGGTTCAGCTCGAAGTTGTTCAAGGTGCCGGTCAGGTCGGCCTTGCCCACGCCCTTGCCGGCCAGCGGCATCGTGTGCGTGCCGCGCAGGGTGCCGCTCAGCCCCTGCTGCAGGAAGGCCATCTCGTCGATCTGCAACAGCAATTGATTGTCCGCTTCGAACGACCAGCGCGCCTTCAGGTTCAGGCTGTCGAACGGCATGGCCGCGTCGCTGAACTGGTCCGGCATCTGCAATACCAGATCCCGCGAATCCAGGCTGAAGCGGCCGCCCTTGTCGGTGGCGTCGATCGATCCGGTCAGGTTGTCAAACCCCGGAATGCCCGGCACGGCGGCGGTGGCCGGCGTCTTGCCCGTCTTCGGCTGCGCCGGACGCGGCGGCTGCGGCTGCAATCCCACGCCCACCAGGTCGCCCTTGATCCGGTACGACTGCACCGCCGGGAAGGCGCCGGTCCACTCGGCGGAGAAATCGCGCAACAGGCCGCGCGGGGCGGCGTCGGCCAGCAACTTGCGCCGCCCGGCGCTCAGCGGCAAGCGTTCGGCCAGGCCGGCCACCGTGCGCAGGTCCAGCTGGGGCGCCCGCAGCTGGAATTTCTGCGGCTTCGATCCGGTGGCCGCGACATAGGTTTCCGACAGCGAGGTCGGCGCCATCACCAGGCCGTCGCTGGTGGTCAGGGTCAGATTGGTCAGTTCGATGCTATGGCCGCGCTCGCCGAATTTTTGCCCTGCCGCGCCCTTGGCGACCGGGGACGCCAACGGCGGGCTGTCTTCGCGGGCGGCGATGCGGCCGGTCAGTTCGCGCAGCTCGAGCTGCGGCAAATCCTTGCCCAGCACCGCCGAGACGTCGCGCAAGCCGACGTCGGCGGTCATGGCGGTCAGGCGCGACTGGTCGAAACCGAGCCAGGTGCGCAGCGAGCCGCCGCCGCTGTTGAGCGCGAAGGGGAAATCGATCCATGCTTTCCAGGCAGCGACGTCGGTGTCGCGGATGTCGGCGTACAGCTCGCCCTTCCACATCGACACATTGGACACGCGGCTGGCGAAGGCGGGATGGGTGAAGTCGGCGCGCACATCGAGCGGCGCGGCCAGCGCGCTCGGCGGCGTGGCCTTGAGCGCGAGCTGGTGGCGCAGCCACTTGTTGCGCAGCACCAGGGTGACGCCTTCCAGCGCCAGCGGCGCCGGCTGACTTGCGCGCTGCCGGTCGGTCCAGCGCACGCGGCCGTCGCGGATGACGATCTCGCGCTGCGACAGCAGCCAGTCGGCGGCCTTGCCGTCGCTCGGTTTGTTGGGGTCGAGATACATGCCGGCCGCATACAGGCGGCCGTCGGCTTCACGGCGCAGGTCGAGGTCGGGACGGGTCAGCACCAGCGATTCGAAACGCGGACCGCCGGCCAGCACGCTCCACCACGACAAGGTCGCCGAGACGCCGGGCAGCGTCAGCGCCTGCCGGCCCTGGCTGTCGTGCAGCACGACATCGCCCAGGTACAGGCTGGGACGCAATCCATTCCAGGAGGCGTAAATGCGGGAAATGGTGACCTGGTTGCCGGCCGCGCGGCTGGCGGCACGTTCGATATCGCCCTTGTAGTGGTCGATATTCGGCAGCACGGCGTAGCGCAGCACCAGGAACAGGATGGTGAAGGCGAAATACAGCAGCAACAGAAGCTTGACCGAAAATCCCAGCACATGGTGGGTGGCCAGATTACAGAAGCGGTAGGCGGCACGAAGCCGATGCCAGCGGGCAGCCAATGGCCCCTCGTCTGTCACGGTCTCCTCTTCTTGTTTTTGCATCAATAAGCTAATAAATCAGGCCATGCGTCAAATAAAATCGCTACACTCGGTTTTTTCAAGCTTCCCAGTCTGCGCATTCTACCGCATCGCACCGCTAACACAGCGCCTGTTAGCCCTTGTTGCGCCGGTTTTACGCGTCCGGCGGGGGCCAACTTATTCGTATCGGGAAAATAGCAGCCCATGAACGCCACCGCCGTTAAATCTTCTGTCCCCCCATCCGCGTCGCGCTTCTATCAACGCTGGCTGGCCGCCGCGCCCGACCGCGCCGCCAAAGTCGATGAAATTGCGCAAATACCGCTGGCCCAGATCGATCTCGACGCCTATCTGGCCCGGGAAGCGGCAGCCGTGCCGGCAGGCGCCCCGCCGCTGCCGTTGCAGCGCGCGATGCGCCGGTTGCGCAATCTGCTGGTGTGCGGACTGATACGGCGCGACCTGGAAGGCCAGGCCAATCTAGCCGAAGTGGTGGAAACCATGACCCGCTTCGCCGATTTCGCCATCCAGCGCCATCTGCATGAACTGAGCGTCGAGATGAGCGCCGCGCACGGCACCCCGACCGGGCGCGAATCGGGCCTGCCGCAAGAATTGATCGTGCTGGCGATGGGCAAACAGGGCGGCCGCGAGCTCAACGTCTCGTCAGACATCGACCTGATCTTCGTCTATCCCGAGGACGGCGACACGGCGGTCGTCGCGCCGGGCCAGCGCAGCCTGTCCAACCATGAGTATTTCATCCGGCTCGGCAAGAAGCTGATCGCCGCCATCGCGGAGATCACGGAAGATGGCTACACGTTCCGCGTCGATATGGCCTTGCGGCCAAACGGCGGCTCCGGCCCGCTGGCGGCCAGCTTCAACATGGTGGAGCAATATCTGATCGTCCAGGGCCGTGAATGGGAGCGTTACGCCTGGGTCAAGGCGCGCGCCGTCACCGGCCAGGCCGAGGAAATCACCGCGCTCGACGCCATTGTGCGGCCGTTCGTATTCCGCCGCTACCTGGACTTCGGCGTCATCGACGCCATCCGCAACATGCACGCGCAAATTCGCGCCGAGGTCAACCGCCAGGAGCGGCTGCATCCGGACCGCAGCAACAACGTCAAGCTGGGCCGGGGCGGCATCCGCGAAATCGAGTTCCTGGCGCAGGTGTTCCAGTTGATACGGGGCGGGCGCGATGCCGCGCTGCGCGACCGCTCGACCCGCACCACCCTGCGCATCATCGCCGAAAAAGGTTTGCTAAGCCACGCCATCGTCTACCAACTGCTGGCTTCCTACACCTTCCTGCGCAATCTTGAGCACCGCCTGCAATACCTCGACGACGCCCAAACGCACACCCTGCCGGCCAGCGAGGCCGACCGGCTGCTGGTGGCGCAGATGATGGGACTGCCCGACGCGGCCACCCTGCTGGCCCAGCTGGAGGCGCATCGCCAGTTCGTCGCCGGGCAGTTCGACGAAATGTTCTCCGACAAGACCAGCGGCAGCGAGAACGACATCAATCCGCAGTCGAGCAACGAATGCGCCGATCCCGACAATCGCGACGCCATGATCGCCCGCTTCGCCGAACTCGGCTTCGACGCCCCCGAGGTCGCCACCAAGCGCCTGATCGCGACCTGGCAGGCGCCGCGCCTGCAATCGCTGCCGGAAGCGAGCCGCAACCGGCTGCTGGCCCTGGTCAACGCGGCGCTGCCGCTGATTATCGAGTGCTCGGCCGAATCGAGCGGCGGCAACCAGCAGGCCACGCTGGGCCGCCTGCTCGACTTTCTTGAAGCGGTGGCGCGCCGCTCGGCCTATTTGTCGCTGCTGACCGAATATCCGCACACCCTGGCGCGCGTGATCCGCATGGTGCACGCCAGCGGCTGGGCCGCGCAATTTCTCAGCCTGCACCCAATCCTGCTCGACGAGCTGCTCGACGACCGCGTGCGCAACGCCGTGTTCGACCCGGCCTCGCTGGCGCAGGATCTTGAACTACAGCTGGCCGCCGCGCCCGGCGACACCGAGCGCCAGATGGACATCCTGCGCGAAATCCACCACGCCCAGTTGTTCCACCTGCTGGCGCAGGACCTGGCCGGCGACCTGACGGTGGAAAGGCTGGCCGACCACCTGTCGGCGCTGGCCGACAAGATTGTCGATGCCGCCATCAAGGCGATCTGGCAGACCATCGCCACCCGCCACCGTGAGGTGCCGCAATTCGCCGTCATCGCCTATGGCAAGCTGGGCGGCAAGGAGCTGGGCTATGTGTCGGACCTGGACGTGATCTTCCTGTATGACGACACCGACCAGGACGCCCCGGCCCAGTACGCCAAATTGGCGCAGCGTTTTATTACCTGGATGACATCACAAACCCCGGCCGGCACGCTGTTCGACATCGACACCGCGCTGCGCCCGGACGGCGCCAGCGGCATGATGGTGTCGAGCGTGGCCTCGTTCGAAAAGTACCAGAACACCTCGGCGTGGGTATGGGAACACCAGGCGCTGACGCGCGCGCGCTTTTGCGCCGGCGACGCCGCCATCGGCGAGCGCTTCGAGCAGATCCGCGAGTCGGTGCTGCGCAAGGAACGTCCGGTCGACGGCCCGCTGAAGCGCGAAGTGGTGGCCATGCGCAAGCGGATGGTGGACGCCAAGCCTAACCACACCCAGATGTTCGACCTGAAAAACGACGCGGGCGGCATGATCGATATCGAATTCATGGTCCAATACCTGGTGCTGCGGCACGCCTCGACCTATCCGCAACTGACGATCAATATCGGCAATATCACCTTGCTGAAGATGTTCGGCGAGCTCGGTTTGATTCCGGCCGATCTGGCCGCCAAGGTCGGCGACGCCTACCGGCAGTTACGCAAGCTGCAGCACCAGTTGCGTTTGCAGGGCCAGGATATGGCCCGGGTCGACCCGGGATCGATGGCCGCCCACGTGCCCAACGTATTGGCTCTTTGGCAACTCATCTTTGGACAAAATGTTGCCGACTAACAACGGGATACCCGATTAAGTGCAGTACTATGGAGAGTCGGAAAATGAGAGCGCGATCTGGAATACCGCGCCCCGCTGCCGCCTCACTTAACCTGGATAACCTGGAGAATTGACATGAAAACATTAATGGGTGCCGTGGCATTCAGCCTGCTGGCGATGTCCACGACCGTTTATGCCGCCGACAAAGGCAGCAAGGAAGAAGCCGTCGCCATGGTCAAGCGGGCGGTCGCGCTGATTAAATCGGACGGCAAGGAAAAAGCCTTTGCCGCCATTTCCGATCCGGCCAACGCGACGTTTCACGACCGCGATTTATATGTCTACGTTTATGATCTGAATGGCGTCGCTTTAGCCCACGGGAATAATCCTAAAATGGTCGGCAAGCCTTTAATCGGCCTGAAAGATAACGAGGGAAAACCGATGATCAAGGAAATGGTGGAACTCGCCAAGACCAAAGGCAGCGGCTGGGTCGATTTCAAATGGCCCAATCCGGTGACGAAGGCGGTCGAATCCAAGGCGGGGTATGTGGAAAAGGTCGACGATATGTTTGTGGGGTCCGGGATTTATAAATGAGCTTATAACTCCTTCGTCTTCAATCGGCTGCCGCCGGGATGCTTCCCGGCTTTTTTTCGCCCTTTTTTTGTTCCAGAGGTCGTTTCGGCCGGGCATCATGCTTGAAATTGGCACGTAAAAGCCAAAAACGAGCTTAGCTCGCAGGGGAACTCCTCGACCACCACTCCTGTCTATTC encodes:
- a CDS encoding TIGR02099 family protein; amino-acid sequence: MQKQEEETVTDEGPLAARWHRLRAAYRFCNLATHHVLGFSVKLLLLLYFAFTILFLVLRYAVLPNIDHYKGDIERAASRAAGNQVTISRIYASWNGLRPSLYLGDVVLHDSQGRQALTLPGVSATLSWWSVLAGGPRFESLVLTRPDLDLRREADGRLYAAGMYLDPNKPSDGKAADWLLSQREIVIRDGRVRWTDRQRASQPAPLALEGVTLVLRNKWLRHQLALKATPPSALAAPLDVRADFTHPAFASRVSNVSMWKGELYADIRDTDVAAWKAWIDFPFALNSGGGSLRTWLGFDQSRLTAMTADVGLRDVSAVLGKDLPQLELRELTGRIAAREDSPPLASPVAKGAAGQKFGERGHSIELTNLTLTTSDGLVMAPTSLSETYVAATGSKPQKFQLRAPQLDLRTVAGLAERLPLSAGRRKLLADAAPRGLLRDFSAEWTGAFPAVQSYRIKGDLVGVGLQPQPPRPAQPKTGKTPATAAVPGIPGFDNLTGSIDATDKGGRFSLDSRDLVLQMPDQFSDAAMPFDSLNLKARWSFEADNQLLLQIDEMAFLQQGLSGTLRGTHTMPLAGKGVGKADLTGTLNNFELNRIDRFLPMQTPHDLRAWLTGALEGGVASDVSVRLRGDLAHFPFHGEHAAHGEFRVAGKLTEGKLNYSPNHYLQDGKVLGKDGKPLPLWPQAEHIKGSFVFDRARMEIHGDTATTGGAALTRVKAVIPDLTIHDATLEIDGNAAATMQEFLKYVANSPVLNWISHFTEDTQASGNATLALKLQLPLSHMIDAKVQGALQLNNNDITLMNDLPPVQAAQGKIEFNEHGVNLNQLSGMFLDGPISITGGSQRDNAIVIKLGGMLTADGFRKQYPMPVMQRLGSHFSGATRYNGTVTVRDHQLTVAVDSNLAGLGLDLPAPVNKAAADAMPLRFLLTSTLTPDANSALHDEIRIALGSSIAARYQRQKTGKTPWKLVRGGIGVNTPAPEPDSGLAVNISLPALNVDSWLDFGGSVAGKNEPATATDAAATPAADAADFAQYVVPDTIAARSIELIIGDRKLENVVVGVSRQKTVWQASIDSTQANGYLTWSEPSTGHGLGKVTARLSSLVIPASASKEVQDLLSDGKSAAASIPALDVVVERLELFNKPLGMLELQASNAQLPSEKAREWRINKLSLTNADGELTGTGKWVTREGAHNTSLNFKLDIADAGKLLDRFGFVGTVKNGKGSLGGDIAWKGLPYSLDLPSLEGQITMNVEKGQFLKQDPGAAKLLGVLSLQALPRLLKLDFHDVFSEGLAFDGITANASIHQGIAKTDNLKMHGVAATVLMDGTADIANESANLHVVVIPEVNLGTAPLVYALAVNPVIGLGSFLAQLFLSAPVMRALTYHMQVTGPWKAPVVTKLDGARADPPPAAKGAH
- the glnE gene encoding bifunctional [glutamate--ammonia ligase]-adenylyl-L-tyrosine phosphorylase/[glutamate--ammonia-ligase] adenylyltransferase, with the protein product MNATAVKSSVPPSASRFYQRWLAAAPDRAAKVDEIAQIPLAQIDLDAYLAREAAAVPAGAPPLPLQRAMRRLRNLLVCGLIRRDLEGQANLAEVVETMTRFADFAIQRHLHELSVEMSAAHGTPTGRESGLPQELIVLAMGKQGGRELNVSSDIDLIFVYPEDGDTAVVAPGQRSLSNHEYFIRLGKKLIAAIAEITEDGYTFRVDMALRPNGGSGPLAASFNMVEQYLIVQGREWERYAWVKARAVTGQAEEITALDAIVRPFVFRRYLDFGVIDAIRNMHAQIRAEVNRQERLHPDRSNNVKLGRGGIREIEFLAQVFQLIRGGRDAALRDRSTRTTLRIIAEKGLLSHAIVYQLLASYTFLRNLEHRLQYLDDAQTHTLPASEADRLLVAQMMGLPDAATLLAQLEAHRQFVAGQFDEMFSDKTSGSENDINPQSSNECADPDNRDAMIARFAELGFDAPEVATKRLIATWQAPRLQSLPEASRNRLLALVNAALPLIIECSAESSGGNQQATLGRLLDFLEAVARRSAYLSLLTEYPHTLARVIRMVHASGWAAQFLSLHPILLDELLDDRVRNAVFDPASLAQDLELQLAAAPGDTERQMDILREIHHAQLFHLLAQDLAGDLTVERLADHLSALADKIVDAAIKAIWQTIATRHREVPQFAVIAYGKLGGKELGYVSDLDVIFLYDDTDQDAPAQYAKLAQRFITWMTSQTPAGTLFDIDTALRPDGASGMMVSSVASFEKYQNTSAWVWEHQALTRARFCAGDAAIGERFEQIRESVLRKERPVDGPLKREVVAMRKRMVDAKPNHTQMFDLKNDAGGMIDIEFMVQYLVLRHASTYPQLTINIGNITLLKMFGELGLIPADLAAKVGDAYRQLRKLQHQLRLQGQDMARVDPGSMAAHVPNVLALWQLIFGQNVAD
- a CDS encoding cache domain-containing protein, whose protein sequence is MKTLMGAVAFSLLAMSTTVYAADKGSKEEAVAMVKRAVALIKSDGKEKAFAAISDPANATFHDRDLYVYVYDLNGVALAHGNNPKMVGKPLIGLKDNEGKPMIKEMVELAKTKGSGWVDFKWPNPVTKAVESKAGYVEKVDDMFVGSGIYK